One Candidatus Sulfurimonas baltica DNA segment encodes these proteins:
- a CDS encoding caspase family protein, translating to MKQKIKILLLFVLLQLPVQLFADYDFYNSDINNFIGRGAYLEDKVIVKKNRAGLRNQIIAYEKSKTQVEDNKTDGSLNQNKSSEVKNLLEKHNESMYFFDDTSESDSIALLLKETKQKKVSYKRYLIVIGAENYEYTDNIVYSQNTAQMFTDVAQKTLGISKSNTLELTSKNASMGRIQMKMKKLLRRVKHGDTVYFYYSGHGIPVVSQKNEPYILPIDVEPEFISEAPFFKLQNIYKTLADSKASKVVAFIDSCFSGATDGVSVIKGVAATRIKPKSVTFDTKKMVILTAGKDNQYSNMYEEKKYRLFSYFLMESMLKGRTSVKDIYSDVYIKVKDKSYEMGDMKLQEPTMSGNKAMEF from the coding sequence ATGAAACAAAAAATTAAAATCTTATTGCTTTTTGTATTATTGCAATTACCAGTTCAGTTATTTGCAGATTATGATTTTTATAATTCTGACATCAATAATTTCATTGGGAGAGGTGCCTATTTAGAAGATAAAGTGATTGTTAAAAAAAACAGAGCTGGCCTTAGAAATCAAATTATAGCCTATGAAAAATCTAAAACACAAGTAGAAGACAACAAAACAGATGGTTCTTTAAATCAAAATAAAAGTAGTGAAGTAAAGAATTTACTTGAAAAACATAATGAGTCAATGTACTTTTTTGATGACACATCAGAAAGTGATAGCATAGCACTATTACTCAAAGAAACAAAACAAAAAAAAGTAAGCTATAAAAGATATTTAATTGTAATTGGTGCTGAAAACTATGAATACACAGATAATATAGTTTACTCACAAAACACTGCCCAAATGTTTACAGATGTAGCCCAAAAAACATTAGGAATATCAAAATCAAATACACTTGAACTAACAAGCAAAAATGCTTCAATGGGTAGAATTCAAATGAAAATGAAAAAATTACTTAGAAGAGTAAAGCATGGAGACACTGTCTACTTCTATTATAGTGGACATGGGATCCCTGTTGTTTCACAAAAAAATGAACCTTATATCCTACCAATAGATGTTGAGCCTGAATTTATAAGTGAAGCACCCTTCTTTAAATTACAAAATATTTATAAAACACTTGCAGATAGTAAAGCTTCAAAAGTGGTAGCCTTTATAGATAGTTGCTTTAGTGGTGCCACAGATGGAGTAAGTGTCATCAAGGGTGTGGCTGCAACAAGAATAAAACCTAAGAGTGTAACTTTTGATACAAAGAAAATGGTTATATTAACAGCAGGTAAAGATAATCAATATTCAAATATGTATGAAGAGAAAAAATATAGATTGTTTAGCTATTTTTTAATGGAGTCAATGTTAAAAGGTAGAACAAGTGTAAAAGATATTTATAGTGATGTCTATATCAAAGTTAAAGATAAATCCTATGAGATGGGTGATATGAAATTACAAGAACCTACAATGAGTGGAAATAAGGCTATGGAATTTTGA
- a CDS encoding caspase family protein produces MLLKLILFLSFFFILTGCSYKTDVVAGFAGEKEIFVGTSEWPYDPIKITLRKENNLQFKCNGVFTKGNDRSGGTINDGKFYLNCINDLNINGDWYSPSGMNNLVADGISNDGRKFHMIAGTQLNVFPSLRSKLNKQVFESENTLTTQVVTIQATTNNTNIITLLQDSKAHKVDNTKWLFIVGIENYEYTDSVIYSKNSAEQIKEVIKKRLGVPEQNIRTLINTNATSAKIDYNLKDMLRRVKSGDTVYFYYSGHGIPVPTQDKAPYMLAQDMNPAYLTDDRFKLQNIYKSLSNSKASKVVAFIDSCFSGGTDNQALIKGVAATRIKPKSVTFDTSKMVVISAGSGTQYSNKYDEKSNRLFSYYVMRGLIENNSNTQRLYDYVKSNVQEKSYEMGASYEQVPVYSGNIGLEL; encoded by the coding sequence ATGCTTTTAAAACTTATTTTATTTTTATCATTTTTTTTTATTCTTACTGGATGTAGCTATAAAACAGATGTTGTGGCTGGTTTTGCTGGTGAAAAAGAAATATTTGTTGGTACATCAGAATGGCCATATGACCCTATAAAAATAACTTTAAGAAAAGAAAATAATTTACAATTTAAATGTAATGGTGTTTTTACAAAAGGGAATGATAGGAGTGGAGGTACAATCAATGATGGTAAATTTTATTTAAATTGTATAAATGATTTGAATATTAATGGTGATTGGTACTCTCCAAGTGGTATGAATAACTTAGTTGCAGATGGCATAAGTAATGATGGCAGGAAATTTCATATGATTGCTGGAACTCAATTAAATGTTTTTCCAAGTTTAAGAAGTAAGTTAAATAAGCAAGTTTTTGAATCAGAAAACACTCTAACAACACAAGTTGTAACAATTCAAGCAACCACAAATAATACTAATATTATAACACTCCTTCAAGATTCAAAAGCTCATAAAGTAGATAATACAAAATGGCTTTTTATAGTTGGTATAGAAAATTATGAATATACAGATTCTGTTATATATTCAAAAAATAGTGCTGAACAAATCAAGGAAGTTATTAAAAAAAGACTTGGAGTACCTGAGCAGAATATCAGGACTCTTATTAATACAAATGCAACTAGTGCCAAAATAGATTATAACTTGAAAGATATGCTTAGAAGAGTTAAAAGTGGAGACACTGTTTACTTCTATTACAGCGGGCATGGTATTCCAGTGCCAACACAAGACAAAGCACCATATATGTTAGCCCAAGATATGAATCCAGCTTATCTAACAGATGATAGATTTAAACTCCAAAACATATACAAAAGCCTTAGTAATTCAAAAGCAAGTAAAGTTGTAGCTTTTATAGATAGCTGTTTTTCAGGTGGAACAGACAATCAAGCACTTATAAAAGGTGTTGCTGCTACAAGAATCAAACCTAAAAGTGTGACTTTTGATACAAGCAAAATGGTTGTTATAAGTGCAGGAAGTGGAACTCAATACTCAAATAAATATGATGAAAAGAGCAATAGACTTTTTTCTTATTATGTTATGAGAGGATTGATTGAAAACAATTCAAACACTCAAAGATTATATGATTATGTAAAATCAAATGTACAAGAGAAGTCATATGAGATGGGTGCAAGTTATGAGCAAGTTCCTGTTTATAGTGGAAATATTGGTTTAGAGCTATAA
- a CDS encoding restriction endonuclease subunit S: MKSEWNTYVLNDIIEIIGGGTPKRAISEYWEGKIPWLSVVDFNTGNKYVSETKEYITELGLQKSSTKMLEKGQIIISARGTVGALAQLTQPMAFNQSCYGLNAKAEYTINEFLYYLVKHQIANLQQITHGAVFDTITKDTFKQIDVSLPPLATQKKIAHILSTLDDKIELNRKMNQTLEEMAQALFKSWFVDFDPVHAKMGCANDEELEVAARELGISKEVLELFPSEFEESELGMIPEGWDNDFLDSFVEILDSKRIPLASNERATRKGSIPYYGATSIMDYVDDYIFDETLLLMGEDGSVTRENGTPFLQYIWGQSWVNNHAHVMRSKSTLSVEALYIALLNKNVTMFVTGAVQPKINQGNLKQIPIINAGDVVNKMYSTLIEPIFAKVRLITEENITLQKTRDALLPKLLSGELDVSELEL; encoded by the coding sequence ATGAAGTCTGAGTGGAACACATATGTGCTAAATGATATTATTGAAATCATAGGTGGTGGAACACCAAAAAGAGCTATTTCCGAATACTGGGAAGGTAAAATACCCTGGTTATCTGTAGTTGATTTTAATACTGGAAATAAATATGTTTCTGAAACCAAAGAATACATCACAGAACTGGGTCTACAAAAGAGTAGTACAAAAATGCTGGAAAAAGGACAGATTATAATATCAGCTAGAGGAACTGTTGGTGCCTTGGCTCAATTGACTCAGCCAATGGCATTCAATCAGTCCTGTTATGGTTTGAATGCAAAAGCAGAATATACAATCAATGAGTTCTTGTATTATTTAGTTAAGCATCAAATAGCTAATTTACAACAGATTACTCATGGGGCTGTATTTGACACAATTACAAAAGACACATTCAAGCAAATAGATGTTTCTTTGCCACCATTAGCAACCCAAAAGAAAATAGCACACATCCTCTCAACCCTAGATGACAAAATAGAACTCAACCGCAAGATGAACCAGACACTAGAAGAGATGGCTCAGGCACTTTTTAAGTCTTGGTTTGTAGATTTTGACCCAGTACATGCAAAAATGGGATGTGCAAATGATGAAGAGCTAGAAGTAGCAGCTCGTGAACTTGGAATATCCAAAGAAGTATTAGAACTATTTCCTAGTGAGTTTGAAGAGAGTGAGCTTGGGATGATTCCTGAGGGGTGGGACAATGACTTTTTGGATAGCTTTGTAGAAATACTTGACTCAAAACGAATACCTTTGGCATCCAATGAAAGAGCAACAAGAAAAGGAAGTATCCCATATTATGGTGCTACTAGCATAATGGATTATGTAGATGATTACATATTTGATGAAACTTTGCTGTTGATGGGTGAAGATGGTTCAGTTACTAGAGAGAATGGTACCCCTTTTTTACAGTATATATGGGGACAATCATGGGTTAATAATCATGCCCATGTTATGAGAAGCAAGTCAACACTATCTGTTGAAGCTTTGTATATTGCATTACTAAATAAAAATGTAACCATGTTTGTAACAGGTGCTGTTCAGCCTAAAATCAATCAGGGTAACTTAAAACAAATACCTATTATTAATGCTGGAGATGTAGTCAATAAAATGTATTCAACTTTAATAGAGCCAATATTTGCAAAAGTTAGATTAATTACAGAAGAAAATATAACTCTCCAAAAAACAAGAGACGCACTTCTCCCAAAACTCCTCTCAGGTGAGCTGGATGTTTCAGAGCTAGAGTTATGA
- a CDS encoding YaaA family protein — translation MKILFSPAETKKVGGIKGNIESECFLFPKLFGFRKEVLDRYQGYVSSVTDEQLSKFFGIKDSAKFEKYKTDIYSQPLMKVIERYDGVAFDYLEYSSLDDAAKQYIDQNTVIFSNLFGPMLAGDFGLPEYKLKQGEKIGDFAPEVFYKKHFSESLDEMLSDEVYLDLRAGFYNKFYKPRTQYVTLKFLKDDKVVSHWAKAYRGLVLKEMAQNKIQSIDEFMKMEIENLSVQEILKKGIHTEIVFNITN, via the coding sequence ATGAAAATATTATTTTCACCAGCGGAAACAAAAAAAGTCGGTGGTATTAAAGGAAATATAGAAAGTGAATGCTTTTTATTTCCCAAATTATTTGGTTTTAGAAAAGAAGTTTTAGATAGGTATCAAGGATATGTAAGTTCTGTAACAGATGAGCAACTTAGTAAATTTTTTGGAATAAAAGACTCTGCAAAGTTTGAAAAGTATAAAACAGATATTTATAGTCAGCCTCTAATGAAAGTTATTGAAAGATACGATGGAGTTGCTTTCGATTATCTAGAATATAGTTCGCTAGATGATGCAGCTAAACAGTATATTGATCAAAATACAGTGATTTTTTCAAACTTATTTGGGCCAATGTTGGCGGGCGATTTTGGATTGCCTGAGTATAAATTGAAACAAGGTGAAAAAATTGGTGATTTTGCACCAGAAGTTTTTTATAAAAAACATTTCTCTGAAAGCCTAGATGAAATGTTGAGTGATGAAGTATATCTAGATTTAAGAGCAGGATTTTATAATAAATTTTATAAGCCTAGGACACAGTATGTTACATTAAAATTTTTAAAAGATGATAAGGTTGTGAGCCATTGGGCAAAGGCTTATCGTGGACTAGTATTAAAAGAGATGGCTCAAAATAAAATTCAATCTATTGATGAGTTTATGAAAATGGAAATAGAAAATTTATCTGTACAAGAAATTCTCAAAAAAGGCATCCATACGGAAATAGTTTTCAATATCACTAATTAA
- a CDS encoding helix-turn-helix domain-containing protein, whose translation MQDIDNLPDDHIEQLHIQIGKNVKKAREEKGLTQLQLSQAIGHKSVTIISRAEICYKGQHFNIEHLSKIAHILEIDICELLSKK comes from the coding sequence ATGCAAGATATTGATAATTTACCAGACGACCATATAGAGCAATTGCATATACAAATTGGCAAAAATGTAAAAAAGGCGAGGGAAGAAAAAGGTTTAACGCAACTTCAGCTGTCTCAGGCTATAGGGCATAAGTCGGTTACTATCATCTCAAGAGCTGAGATATGCTATAAAGGTCAGCATTTCAACATTGAGCATTTGAGTAAAATCGCTCATATTTTAGAGATTGATATTTGTGAGCTATTAAGTAAGAAATAA
- a CDS encoding recombinase family protein, producing MKIGYARVSSSGQNLEAQIELLEKAGCEKIFHEKITSTQSVGRKELQNALDFVRIGDTFVVTRLDRCSRSVKDLYEIIDKLNSKEVAFKATEQNIDTSSSSGRLMIGLLSIVAEFETDLRAERQAEGIASAKKRGIKFGRKSKLDMIKVVEAIKMQDVGVANQEIADYFNIGRSTLLRYISQYKKNSQ from the coding sequence ATGAAAATAGGATATGCAAGAGTCAGCAGTTCTGGTCAAAACTTAGAAGCACAAATCGAATTATTAGAAAAAGCAGGATGTGAAAAAATATTTCATGAAAAAATTACTAGCACTCAATCTGTTGGTAGAAAAGAACTACAAAATGCTTTAGACTTTGTACGAATTGGAGATACTTTTGTCGTCACAAGACTTGATAGATGTTCTAGAAGCGTTAAAGACTTATATGAAATCATAGATAAACTGAATTCAAAAGAAGTTGCTTTTAAAGCTACTGAACAGAATATAGATACAAGTAGTAGTAGCGGCAGACTCATGATTGGGTTACTCTCAATTGTAGCAGAGTTTGAAACAGATTTAAGAGCAGAAAGACAAGCCGAAGGCATTGCCTCAGCTAAGAAAAGGGGTATTAAATTTGGTAGAAAATCTAAATTGGACATGATTAAAGTTGTTGAAGCGATAAAAATGCAAGATGTAGGAGTAGCTAACCAAGAAATCGCAGATTATTTTAATATAGGCAGAAGCACTCTTCTAAGATATATTTCTCAATATAAAAAAAACAGCCAATAA
- a CDS encoding Abi family protein: MLIPELQKIKNNLNTYTKPHLSFEEQLKRLKSNGLIISNSSYARKKLTHINYYRLSSYFLTFQYPKNSTKVNQFYPQSEFRHITRLYDFDVKFRRLLFGAMETIEVYIRTQIAYHHSAKYEAFGYISHKNFQCSEAVFEELLEDVKKESERSDEKFIKHFKDKYGATDLPIWSIVEVLSFGTLSKIFYAMHNEDKKLVIEQIPVTTTVFSKWLHSLTILRNICAHHSRAWNRELRVPFAIPSNNSMFDPLRKITKSKFKAEVDGEFIYEDKEYDNNNSIFFGLSVIKYIFDSIGEEVDFVSEIKQLLKSYPEIDLKAMGYVDGWQNLDIWSDV, encoded by the coding sequence ATGCTAATCCCAGAACTTCAAAAAATCAAAAATAATCTTAATACATATACTAAACCACATCTAAGCTTTGAAGAACAATTAAAAAGATTAAAATCTAATGGTCTAATTATATCCAACTCTTCGTATGCACGAAAAAAATTAACTCATATTAATTACTACCGATTGAGTTCCTATTTTTTAACCTTTCAATATCCAAAGAACAGCACTAAAGTAAACCAGTTTTACCCTCAATCAGAATTTAGACATATCACAAGACTGTACGACTTTGATGTAAAGTTTCGTCGCTTACTGTTTGGTGCTATGGAAACTATTGAGGTTTATATTAGAACTCAAATAGCATATCACCACAGTGCAAAATATGAGGCTTTTGGTTATATTTCACATAAAAACTTTCAATGTAGTGAAGCTGTTTTTGAAGAACTACTTGAAGATGTAAAAAAAGAGAGTGAACGGTCTGATGAAAAATTTATTAAACACTTTAAAGACAAGTATGGAGCCACAGATTTGCCAATATGGAGCATAGTGGAAGTCCTTTCTTTTGGTACTCTTTCTAAGATATTCTATGCCATGCACAATGAGGATAAAAAACTAGTTATTGAACAAATACCTGTTACAACTACAGTTTTTTCTAAATGGTTACACTCTCTTACTATTTTAAGAAATATATGTGCACACCATTCACGAGCTTGGAATAGAGAACTTCGTGTGCCCTTTGCTATACCATCAAACAATAGTATGTTTGATCCATTACGAAAAATAACAAAATCAAAATTTAAAGCAGAAGTTGACGGCGAATTTATATACGAAGATAAGGAATATGATAATAATAACTCAATATTTTTTGGCTTAAGTGTTATTAAATACATCTTTGATAGTATTGGTGAAGAAGTTGACTTTGTATCTGAAATTAAGCAATTGCTAAAATCGTATCCAGAAATTGATTTAAAGGCTATGGGATATGTCGATGGATGGCAAAATTTAGATATTTGGAGCGATGTATGA
- a CDS encoding type I restriction-modification system subunit M, producing the protein MPEQKFLQDLEKKLWTSANKLLPSLDAAVYKHVVLGMVFVKYVSDSFETRRQELKTAFADPLNEYFLGEDVDDEFINEELENRDFYTEKNVFWVPQAARWHYLQDNIRLSMGSPMPLGGEFKGAGKLLDDTMELIEKENPKLKRILNKNYAQLQIEQNKLADLLDLIATIPFAHDTLKAKDILGHVYEYFLGQFAAAEGKKGGQFYTPKSIVNLIIEMVEPYKGRIYDPAMGSGGFFISSEKFIEAHNGRLGDISVYGQESNPTTWRLAAMNMAIRGIDFNFGKEPADTFTNDQHPDLRADFVLANPPFNQDEWWDGSLEGDARWKYGTPSKGNGNYAWIQHMLHHTSPNGVVGLVLANGSLSSNTSGEGDIRAALVKTDIVEAIVALPSQLFANTQIPACIWILNRNKKQKGKTLFIDARNVGHMVDRAQKAFSDDDTKALADMLHKFRANTGYEDIAGEFYGATTEEIAKQEFILTPGRYVGTAEEEDDGIPFGEKMATLTATLSEQFKESARLEAMIKKNLAGLGYEV; encoded by the coding sequence ATGCCAGAACAAAAATTCCTCCAAGATCTAGAAAAGAAACTATGGACATCAGCCAACAAGCTACTGCCATCATTAGATGCAGCTGTGTATAAGCATGTAGTGTTAGGCATGGTATTTGTAAAATATGTATCAGATAGTTTTGAGACAAGAAGACAAGAACTAAAGACTGCCTTTGCAGACCCATTAAATGAATATTTCTTAGGTGAAGATGTAGATGATGAGTTCATAAATGAAGAGCTTGAAAACAGAGACTTCTATACTGAGAAGAATGTGTTCTGGGTGCCACAGGCCGCTAGATGGCATTATCTCCAAGACAACATCAGACTCTCTATGGGTTCACCTATGCCTCTTGGTGGTGAGTTTAAAGGTGCTGGCAAGCTACTAGATGACACAATGGAACTCATAGAGAAAGAGAATCCAAAGCTAAAGAGAATTCTCAACAAGAACTATGCACAGCTACAGATAGAACAAAACAAACTGGCAGACTTGCTAGATCTTATAGCTACTATTCCATTCGCTCATGACACACTAAAAGCTAAAGATATACTAGGTCATGTATATGAGTATTTCTTAGGTCAATTTGCAGCGGCTGAGGGAAAAAAAGGTGGGCAGTTCTATACTCCTAAATCTATTGTAAATCTCATTATTGAGATGGTTGAACCATACAAAGGTCGTATTTATGACCCTGCCATGGGAAGTGGTGGATTTTTTATCTCTAGTGAGAAGTTCATTGAAGCGCACAATGGAAGACTTGGGGATATTTCGGTTTATGGGCAAGAGTCTAATCCTACTACATGGAGATTAGCGGCTATGAACATGGCGATTCGTGGGATAGATTTTAACTTTGGAAAAGAACCAGCCGATACCTTTACAAACGACCAACACCCAGACCTAAGAGCTGATTTTGTACTGGCTAATCCTCCATTTAATCAGGATGAGTGGTGGGATGGTAGTTTAGAAGGCGATGCAAGGTGGAAATATGGAACACCATCAAAAGGTAATGGCAACTATGCTTGGATACAACACATGCTTCACCATACAAGCCCAAATGGAGTTGTAGGTTTAGTTTTAGCCAATGGCTCACTCAGTTCAAACACTTCTGGCGAAGGGGACATAAGAGCAGCCCTTGTAAAAACAGACATAGTAGAAGCGATAGTAGCTCTTCCATCACAACTCTTTGCCAATACACAAATACCAGCTTGTATTTGGATACTCAACCGTAACAAAAAACAAAAAGGCAAAACTCTATTTATAGATGCACGCAATGTTGGGCACATGGTAGACAGAGCTCAAAAAGCATTTAGTGATGATGACACAAAAGCATTAGCTGATATGTTGCATAAGTTTAGAGCCAACACAGGTTATGAAGATATAGCAGGAGAGTTTTATGGTGCAACGACTGAAGAGATAGCAAAACAAGAGTTCATCCTAACTCCAGGGCGATATGTGGGAACAGCCGAAGAGGAAGATGACGGCATCCCATTTGGTGAGAAAATGGCTACACTGACTGCAACTCTGAGTGAGCAGTTTAAAGAATCGGCTAGGCTTGAAGCAATGATAAAAAAGAACTTGGCGGGGCTTGGGTATGAAGTCTGA
- a CDS encoding LPP20 family lipoprotein, giving the protein MKIAFLALLALLFVACGTPKPKVYPQWYKNRELQSAVKYEIIGYGNGNTIKDAEASAKEDIAQTLISKVHSSFTSTSTDDKTTSQAKLKVTSNLNLQNVKTIKQEQIDGLFYVALKYKNLDLAYRVKTTIGNFECTKQELNSYLLLTPLVKKLTDSLGCKLNFKLDRRNEAWYLKYKEYLFLLSDDEFEELYETNINDNFEFKSNKTVLTDGDSFYFTFNSKQDGYITLLNVYENGVVTLLQPSALIKNSIQIPSKDSANFFEAGLVKEGVNTYDLYVAIYTKEPLNMSRFEYANEDLASSELAYKFDELIELMNGYEYSSLLLRTRAK; this is encoded by the coding sequence TTGAAGATAGCTTTTCTTGCCTTGCTGGCTTTATTGTTTGTAGCTTGTGGAACTCCAAAACCAAAAGTTTATCCACAGTGGTACAAGAACAGAGAGCTACAATCAGCAGTTAAATATGAAATAATAGGTTATGGTAATGGCAATACAATTAAAGATGCAGAAGCCTCTGCAAAAGAAGATATAGCACAAACTTTGATTAGTAAGGTTCATAGTAGTTTCACTTCTACTTCAACAGATGATAAAACTACCAGTCAGGCTAAACTAAAAGTTACAAGCAACTTAAATCTGCAAAATGTAAAAACTATCAAGCAAGAGCAAATTGATGGTTTGTTTTATGTAGCTCTAAAATATAAAAATCTTGACTTGGCATATAGAGTGAAAACTACTATTGGAAATTTTGAATGTACAAAACAAGAACTAAACTCTTATCTTTTACTAACCCCTCTTGTCAAAAAACTAACTGATTCACTTGGTTGTAAACTTAATTTTAAACTTGATAGAAGAAATGAAGCTTGGTATCTAAAATATAAAGAGTATTTATTTTTACTCAGTGATGATGAATTTGAGGAATTATATGAAACAAACATAAATGATAATTTTGAGTTTAAATCTAATAAAACAGTTTTAACTGATGGAGATAGTTTTTACTTCACATTTAACTCTAAACAAGATGGATATATTACACTTCTAAATGTTTATGAAAATGGTGTTGTCACACTACTTCAACCATCAGCACTTATAAAAAATAGTATCCAAATTCCTTCAAAAGATAGTGCTAATTTTTTTGAAGCTGGGTTAGTAAAAGAGGGTGTAAATACTTATGATTTATATGTAGCTATCTACACAAAAGAGCCACTTAATATGAGTAGATTTGAGTATGCTAATGAAGATTTGGCTTCAAGTGAATTGGCTTATAAATTTGATGAATTGATTGAGCTTATGAATGGCTATGAGTATAGTTCTTTGTTGCTTAGAACAAGAGCTAAGTGA